In one Catenovulum adriaticum genomic region, the following are encoded:
- a CDS encoding sulfatase-like hydrolase/transferase: MVKIKNRIKECPKLIKLYLALISTPLLMLACVQPNNHQQTQTDTPNILFIYTDDQASWALGASGNAQALTPNMDKLASQGMKLPNAYTTTPVCSPSRAGLMTSRYGYELGIDDWINTNYAKFGLNPLEPELGLDPQYETWPELLQSAGYHTGLIGKWHLGIKDKYHPTQQGYDEFIGFRSGGAKPIDPVIEINGKTTKTKGYTADVLTAYAVEFLEQNKDKKFALSLHFRAPHTAWLPVAPEDEAPYTNREIEIPNPNYPNLNTKKVKRYMAEYLSSVRSVDRNLGVLMQRLEALNLTDNTLVIFTSDHGYNMGHNGIWHKGNGHWILKNTVTNQSPNLPDNQRPNMYDNSLKVPAIVRWPNRIKANSTNYSTVSNLDWFPTLIAAAQVNKSDDTLIRGQNVLPVLIGDQNVSSTDYYAAYTTKHQSISGMRMYSDGRYKLIKDYLNKGRDEFYDLTQDPAESTNLIQTADPELQVIINHFDNLIFDKMLATNDPLLAQFYPESK, translated from the coding sequence ATGGTAAAAATAAAAAACCGAATAAAAGAATGTCCAAAATTAATAAAACTTTATCTGGCATTAATCTCAACGCCATTACTCATGTTAGCCTGTGTTCAGCCTAACAATCATCAACAAACTCAAACCGATACACCAAATATTTTATTTATTTACACCGATGATCAAGCTAGTTGGGCTTTAGGCGCTTCAGGCAATGCGCAAGCATTAACGCCTAATATGGATAAGCTCGCCTCACAAGGTATGAAGCTACCGAACGCCTATACTACAACCCCAGTGTGCAGCCCTTCACGAGCAGGACTAATGACATCAAGGTATGGGTATGAATTAGGTATAGATGACTGGATCAATACCAATTATGCAAAATTTGGTTTAAACCCGCTGGAACCTGAGCTGGGATTAGATCCTCAATATGAAACCTGGCCAGAATTATTGCAAAGCGCGGGTTATCATACTGGGTTAATTGGTAAGTGGCATTTAGGTATCAAAGATAAATACCACCCAACACAACAGGGCTACGATGAATTTATCGGTTTTAGAAGCGGCGGCGCAAAACCAATAGATCCTGTGATTGAAATAAATGGCAAAACAACCAAAACAAAAGGCTATACCGCCGATGTGTTAACAGCTTATGCGGTTGAGTTTTTAGAACAAAATAAAGATAAAAAATTTGCATTATCGCTGCACTTTAGAGCGCCTCATACCGCTTGGCTACCTGTAGCACCAGAAGATGAAGCCCCTTATACAAACCGAGAAATAGAAATCCCCAACCCAAATTACCCTAATTTAAATACAAAAAAAGTTAAGCGTTACATGGCAGAATATTTATCAAGCGTGCGCAGTGTCGACCGTAATTTAGGTGTGCTAATGCAAAGGTTAGAAGCGTTAAATTTAACTGACAACACCTTAGTCATTTTCACCTCAGATCATGGTTACAACATGGGCCACAATGGAATATGGCACAAAGGCAACGGCCACTGGATTTTAAAAAATACAGTGACAAATCAATCACCTAATTTGCCAGATAATCAACGACCTAACATGTACGACAACTCACTTAAAGTACCTGCAATTGTCAGATGGCCAAATCGGATTAAAGCCAACAGCACCAATTACTCCACGGTATCAAATTTAGATTGGTTCCCCACTTTAATTGCAGCTGCCCAAGTTAATAAATCAGACGATACTTTAATTCGAGGACAAAATGTATTGCCTGTATTAATCGGCGACCAAAATGTATCCAGTACAGATTATTACGCAGCTTATACCACTAAACATCAGTCTATTAGCGGAATGCGCATGTATAGTGACGGACGCTATAAATTAATTAAAGATTACCTAAATAAAGGCCGTGATGAGTTTTATGATTTAACGCAAGACCCAGCCGAATCTACTAATTTAATTCAAACCGCTGATCCTGAACTACAAGTCATCATCAACCATTTTGACAATCTTATTTTCGATAAAATGTTAGCTACAAACGATCCGCTACTTGCTCAGTTTTATCCGGAGTCTAAATAA
- a CDS encoding glycoside hydrolase family protein: MHLIKKISTSLLKPLMNLTVSACLLLLNPAVSQANSKQALPNDLSKTDIVESNFSQSLKSGKRILEHKNWNVWGVSPIKGDDGKIHVFFSRWRGTHHHWLSHSEIAHAVADKPEGPYTVLGTVLTGRGGSHWDADTIHNPTIQKVGDQYALFFIGNNLSDAEKYDGHHASTQRIGLALSDSLYGPFTRVSEDPILEISENKTDWDSYLTTNPALLQHPNGEYWLYYKAWDKYNDGMRKMGVAIAKNIKGPYIKHPNNPLVSFADIKRQVEDAFVYHSNNKFYMVMRDMGVIHPHVGLMLESDDGINWSKPLLGYRTNTFYTNEEKIERMERPQVLMEKGQPDYLFLALMGGKHNTSSGFVIPLEKAQ, encoded by the coding sequence ATGCACCTAATAAAAAAAATATCGACCAGTTTGCTAAAGCCACTGATGAACCTAACAGTTTCTGCATGCCTTTTACTGCTTAATCCGGCGGTTAGTCAAGCCAACTCAAAGCAGGCTTTGCCTAATGATTTATCAAAAACAGACATTGTTGAATCAAACTTTAGTCAATCACTTAAATCTGGCAAACGTATTTTAGAACATAAAAATTGGAATGTATGGGGCGTTTCGCCAATAAAAGGTGACGACGGTAAAATTCATGTTTTTTTCTCACGCTGGCGAGGCACACATCATCATTGGCTCAGTCATAGTGAAATTGCACATGCAGTCGCCGATAAACCCGAAGGCCCCTATACCGTATTAGGCACAGTATTAACTGGCCGTGGCGGCTCACACTGGGATGCTGATACCATTCACAATCCAACTATTCAAAAGGTAGGCGACCAATACGCATTATTTTTTATTGGTAATAACTTATCTGATGCAGAGAAATATGATGGGCATCATGCATCCACACAACGCATTGGTTTAGCCCTATCAGACAGCCTTTATGGCCCATTTACCCGGGTAAGCGAAGACCCCATTTTAGAGATTAGTGAAAATAAAACCGACTGGGACAGTTACCTCACAACTAACCCTGCTTTACTTCAACATCCAAATGGTGAGTATTGGCTTTATTACAAAGCTTGGGATAAATATAACGATGGTATGCGAAAAATGGGCGTCGCTATCGCAAAAAATATTAAAGGCCCTTATATCAAACACCCTAACAATCCACTGGTAAGTTTTGCTGATATAAAACGGCAGGTTGAAGATGCCTTTGTTTATCACTCAAACAACAAATTTTATATGGTAATGAGGGACATGGGGGTTATTCATCCCCATGTTGGTTTAATGCTTGAATCTGACGATGGTATTAATTGGTCTAAACCTTTACTGGGTTATCGTACTAATACATTTTATACAAATGAAGAAAAAATTGAACGCATGGAAAGACCACAGGTACTAATGGAAAAAGGTCAGCCTGACTACTTATTTTTAGCTTTAATGGGTGGAAAGCATAATACTTCAAGCGGATTTGTTATCCCGCTTGAAAAAGCGCAATAA
- a CDS encoding DUF1186 domain-containing protein, whose translation MNLEQILNALVNVQAEDDLPLVGLEAAKANWPLFYPELIKIMDEFIANPKAVTPERQNILFYGTWLLAELKYTPALDKVLELFACQDTFLTPIESVFGDALTELVPSLFYILANGNPEVLSDFVLGDHFAMYSKGSAIEVVFAQYEAGIVSKTELTDYVSLWQTSFLASPGMTSSFLLSVLATSCIDYQLDSFKNEFNALCSKNVFDEDRASLDEIKAWASIDGGKLLEAGLIQEDFNVVESLTYWGIQKPDHEEKSAQVEADIAQIMSENGLLDNIMYDEQFILENSVPVTSLAKVGRNDPCPCGSGKKYKKCYLH comes from the coding sequence ATGAATTTAGAACAAATCTTAAATGCTTTAGTTAATGTACAGGCTGAAGATGACTTGCCCTTGGTAGGGTTAGAGGCGGCAAAAGCTAATTGGCCTTTATTTTATCCTGAATTAATAAAAATTATGGATGAATTTATTGCCAACCCTAAAGCAGTCACACCTGAAAGACAAAATATTTTATTTTATGGCACTTGGCTGTTGGCTGAGCTTAAATATACCCCGGCATTAGATAAAGTTTTAGAGTTATTTGCTTGCCAAGATACTTTTTTAACGCCGATTGAAAGCGTATTTGGGGATGCATTAACTGAGCTGGTACCGAGCCTATTTTATATTTTAGCAAATGGTAATCCAGAAGTTTTATCTGATTTTGTTTTAGGCGACCATTTTGCTATGTATAGCAAAGGCTCAGCAATAGAGGTAGTATTTGCCCAATATGAAGCGGGTATTGTGAGCAAAACCGAATTAACAGACTATGTGTCGCTGTGGCAAACTTCATTTTTAGCATCGCCCGGGATGACAAGCAGCTTTTTATTAAGTGTATTGGCAACATCTTGCATTGATTATCAATTAGATAGCTTTAAAAACGAATTTAATGCGCTATGTAGCAAAAATGTGTTTGATGAAGATAGAGCTTCATTAGACGAGATTAAAGCTTGGGCTAGTATAGATGGCGGAAAGTTACTTGAAGCGGGCTTAATTCAAGAAGATTTCAATGTTGTTGAAAGCTTAACTTATTGGGGCATTCAAAAACCTGATCATGAAGAAAAGAGTGCGCAAGTAGAAGCAGACATCGCTCAGATAATGTCTGAAAACGGGCTGTTAGATAATATAATGTATGATGAACAATTTATTTTAGAAAACAGTGTGCCTGTGACCAGTTTAGCTAAAGTCGGGCGTAACGATCCTTGTCCTTGCGGTAGTGGCAAAAAGTATAAAAAATGCTATTTGCATTAG
- a CDS encoding carbohydrate-binding protein, which produces MFKAKRSWLRSSIALSIALLSAEAYADTLVLQAESFDNSGGTFNDGQPNPVSTYSVNGLEAINFINAGDFVDYNITAEGGEYSIEYLVGTSVQSGPSIEVLVNTNGAWVSQGVVNVPLSSWNNFQPLTPSHTVTLPAGSSTIRLHAIGSAWQWNMDSFKLTQVTPIEPEPAAGDIIIELEDFVTTGTTGRVGGDSVEGFGDTSTGVNWVTNGDWGDYNVTFTQPGTYKAYITIAAENAGSYGARVDLNGEPMAWGYFAETGSWDVSEEIELYGGNFVVEQSGAATIRVEAIGGSDWQWGGDKVRFTRVNDSTYVPARHYNPNDHFVAEVKGPQTTLTYLKKPVDIPANKQVLKSDVWYTYPQNHELDGYDNFGATGAFWGHPPEHDFYDETVIMDWAVNVVDVFQSEGFEYTARGEFDWGYGWFTEYVTNPQPHYVQTLDDRNVRMTFMGYLSHNGYNNHWLSNHSPAFVPFLKSQVDQLLKANPDKLMFDTQTNSTRSTDMRTFGGDFSPYAMENFRIWLDKKYSSSALFAMGINDISTFNYKQHLLNAGVTHTSFSNAADTLSGNVPLLEDFIYFNRDVWNQKFAEVLDYIRLQRPDIEIGASTQLFESRGYIFNENITFLSGELNLGARTTIAELPTNILVHLKGAQAVDKTLAYFPYPWEFDELRIQDAPRFGRGWVAQAYAYGGLFAIPANVWVGGEVFTWSPGADNYRDLYQFVRAKETLLDNYTSYSKVGLVHAMYSSMKAGFIDGGNQVQSSVKLLTEDNINFDMLVFGDAGYPVVPRNEDFAQFEHIFYDGDLQYLTTEQQSLLDQQGSKVRHIGQRGSITGIDINVSINGVVSNETVSAVSRIHETNANAPYVVHLVNRPFSGGVTPTLNGVEIAIPQGYFPDTITTATLHLPDGTTTNLAVSTNANGDILLPVNNLEVWGILELGH; this is translated from the coding sequence ATGTTTAAAGCTAAACGCTCATGGCTAAGGTCAAGCATTGCATTGTCAATTGCTTTACTTAGTGCAGAGGCCTACGCGGATACCTTAGTGTTACAAGCTGAGTCGTTTGATAATTCAGGCGGCACTTTCAACGATGGTCAACCTAATCCCGTCAGTACATATAGTGTCAATGGTCTTGAAGCCATTAATTTTATTAACGCTGGAGATTTCGTTGATTACAACATTACAGCTGAAGGTGGTGAATACAGCATTGAATACCTTGTGGGGACAAGTGTTCAATCTGGCCCTAGTATTGAAGTACTAGTGAATACAAATGGTGCTTGGGTCAGTCAAGGTGTTGTTAATGTACCTTTAAGTAGCTGGAACAATTTTCAACCCCTAACCCCTTCTCATACAGTCACTTTGCCTGCTGGATCATCCACCATCCGGTTACATGCTATTGGATCCGCTTGGCAATGGAATATGGACTCGTTCAAATTAACTCAAGTCACCCCCATTGAGCCTGAACCTGCAGCAGGTGACATAATAATAGAACTAGAAGACTTTGTTACCACAGGTACAACAGGCCGTGTTGGTGGTGACAGTGTCGAAGGTTTTGGAGACACTAGCACGGGCGTTAACTGGGTAACGAACGGTGACTGGGGGGATTACAATGTTACATTTACCCAACCAGGTACTTATAAAGCCTACATTACCATTGCCGCAGAAAATGCAGGCAGTTATGGCGCTCGTGTTGATTTAAATGGTGAGCCAATGGCGTGGGGATATTTTGCCGAAACAGGTAGCTGGGACGTATCTGAAGAGATAGAACTTTATGGAGGCAACTTTGTGGTTGAGCAATCGGGGGCAGCCACTATCCGAGTGGAAGCAATCGGGGGCTCAGATTGGCAATGGGGCGGCGATAAAGTCAGGTTCACTCGAGTGAATGACAGCACCTATGTACCAGCGCGCCATTATAACCCAAATGATCATTTTGTTGCCGAAGTTAAAGGCCCTCAAACAACACTAACCTATCTTAAAAAGCCAGTTGACATTCCGGCTAATAAACAGGTTTTAAAATCAGATGTTTGGTACACCTATCCACAAAACCACGAGCTAGACGGATATGATAACTTTGGTGCAACAGGTGCGTTTTGGGGACACCCACCAGAGCACGATTTTTACGACGAAACGGTAATCATGGACTGGGCCGTCAATGTAGTTGACGTGTTTCAAAGCGAAGGGTTTGAATACACAGCTCGTGGTGAGTTTGATTGGGGCTACGGTTGGTTTACAGAATACGTAACTAACCCGCAACCACACTATGTACAAACACTTGATGATCGTAATGTACGAATGACCTTTATGGGCTACTTAAGCCACAATGGTTATAACAATCATTGGTTAAGTAACCATAGCCCTGCATTTGTGCCTTTTCTTAAATCGCAAGTTGATCAGCTGTTAAAAGCGAATCCAGATAAATTAATGTTTGATACCCAAACTAACTCGACTCGCTCAACTGATATGCGTACGTTTGGTGGTGATTTCTCACCTTATGCAATGGAAAATTTCCGCATCTGGTTAGATAAAAAGTATAGTAGCTCAGCCCTTTTCGCTATGGGTATTAACGATATCAGTACCTTTAACTATAAACAGCATTTACTGAATGCAGGCGTAACACATACCTCATTCTCAAATGCGGCAGATACTCTGTCTGGTAACGTACCTTTGCTTGAAGATTTTATTTACTTTAATCGCGATGTATGGAATCAAAAATTTGCCGAGGTATTAGATTACATTCGTTTACAACGCCCAGACATTGAAATTGGTGCGAGTACACAATTGTTCGAATCTAGAGGTTATATTTTTAACGAAAACATCACCTTTTTATCAGGTGAATTAAACTTAGGTGCAAGAACCACAATTGCTGAATTGCCAACCAATATATTGGTTCACTTAAAAGGCGCGCAAGCGGTTGATAAAACCTTAGCTTACTTTCCATACCCTTGGGAGTTTGACGAGCTTCGTATTCAAGATGCGCCTCGCTTTGGCCGTGGTTGGGTCGCTCAAGCTTATGCTTACGGAGGCTTATTCGCCATTCCGGCAAATGTATGGGTAGGCGGAGAAGTATTTACCTGGTCGCCCGGTGCAGATAATTACCGAGACCTTTACCAATTTGTTCGCGCAAAAGAAACCTTGTTAGATAACTACACTTCTTACTCTAAAGTCGGTTTAGTGCATGCAATGTACTCATCAATGAAAGCGGGTTTTATTGATGGTGGAAATCAAGTGCAATCAAGTGTCAAACTACTAACAGAAGATAATATTAACTTTGATATGCTGGTGTTTGGTGACGCAGGTTACCCTGTCGTACCTCGTAATGAAGATTTTGCTCAGTTTGAGCATATTTTCTATGACGGTGACCTACAATACTTAACCACAGAACAACAATCGCTCTTAGATCAGCAAGGCAGTAAAGTGCGACATATCGGCCAACGCGGTAGCATAACGGGCATTGATATTAATGTAAGTATTAACGGAGTGGTTTCAAACGAAACAGTATCGGCGGTATCTCGCATTCATGAAACAAATGCTAATGCGCCCTATGTTGTGCACTTAGTTAACCGTCCATTTTCTGGTGGCGTAACACCTACCTTAAATGGCGTTGAAATAGCCATTCCGCAAGGTTACTTCCCTGATACTATCACCACTGCAACCTTGCATTTACCCGATGGAACAACAACTAACCTAGCGGTTTCAACCAATGCAAATGGTGATATCCTGTTACCAGTAAACAACCTTGAAGTTTGGGGGATTTTAGAATTAGGCCACTAA
- a CDS encoding xanthine dehydrogenase family protein molybdopterin-binding subunit: METLKLSRRDFLTYAGISGSGLLLGCSAVPKSPLEKFQAPLSSEPQRLNIFVAIKPDNSVEIVSHRVEMGQGSKTGIPQIIADELEADWQQVNVIQGLGDKRYGDQNTDGSTSIRKFYDKLREMGASARTMLEQAAADYWQTDLTNVYAKQNKVINKLTGSSLTFGDLAELASKQAVPKVESLVYKSPESFNFIGKPVPIVDLDDILVGNTTFGIDIDLPDLLIASIERCPVIHGKVKTFDATQALKIPGVIDVIEMPSTPETVVYFPLSGVAVLATNTWAAMQGRKALKIEWDLGKNKNHDSQKGFSTFKNNLKNAPQLVAKRGDVSKGFASASQIVEAQYQTPYLAHAPMEPPMATAWFHDDICEVWACVQDPQAVMAQAAAMTKRPKEMFKVQPTLLGGAFGRKSKSDFANEAVYLADKTQRPVKVVWSREDDIQLGYYHAGAVENIKAGLDENGNITAWHQQAAYPSIGSTFNHQTNTPQDFELSLGFGDFAYDIDNVLMEKAEAKAPVRIGWMRSVCNIQHAFALNCFLDEVAHAANIPTAQLMVQSLGADRDINHKQVYDFNFTNYGEELSRHPYSIARYRHALETLIAKTPINEALPKGQGWGIAVHRSFVSYVAVASKVQVVDNKLTVKEIHCAIDCGLAINPDRIKSQMEGAMIFGMSIALMGQIDIKDGAVVQSNFHDYPVTRINQVPKIVVHSINPNENPPSGVGEPGVPPVAPSIVNAVFAATGERYRTLPLNQHLMV, from the coding sequence ATGGAAACTTTAAAATTATCTCGTCGTGATTTTTTAACTTACGCTGGGATTTCTGGCAGCGGTTTATTGTTAGGATGTAGCGCGGTTCCTAAATCGCCACTGGAAAAATTCCAAGCTCCGTTGAGTAGCGAACCTCAAAGACTCAATATATTTGTCGCCATTAAACCAGATAACAGTGTCGAAATTGTCAGTCACCGAGTTGAAATGGGGCAAGGCTCTAAAACGGGGATTCCACAAATAATTGCAGACGAACTGGAAGCCGATTGGCAGCAGGTTAATGTGATTCAAGGGTTAGGCGATAAACGCTACGGTGACCAAAATACAGATGGATCAACTAGCATTCGTAAATTTTACGACAAATTACGAGAAATGGGCGCATCTGCCCGAACCATGCTAGAGCAAGCCGCCGCTGATTATTGGCAAACCGACCTAACAAATGTGTATGCCAAACAAAATAAGGTTATTAATAAACTAACCGGAAGCTCGTTAACTTTTGGTGATTTAGCTGAGCTTGCCAGCAAACAAGCGGTACCTAAAGTTGAATCTTTGGTTTATAAATCACCTGAGTCATTCAATTTTATTGGCAAGCCGGTCCCTATTGTTGATTTAGACGATATCTTGGTTGGTAATACGACTTTTGGAATTGATATTGATTTACCTGATTTATTAATTGCCTCAATTGAACGTTGCCCTGTTATTCACGGCAAGGTGAAAACCTTTGATGCAACGCAGGCGTTAAAAATTCCGGGTGTAATTGATGTGATTGAAATGCCTAGCACACCAGAAACGGTTGTATATTTTCCGTTATCAGGCGTCGCTGTATTGGCAACTAACACTTGGGCTGCAATGCAAGGGCGAAAAGCGTTAAAAATTGAGTGGGACTTAGGTAAAAATAAAAATCATGATTCACAAAAAGGTTTTTCTACTTTTAAAAATAACTTAAAAAATGCCCCGCAATTGGTCGCAAAACGTGGCGACGTGAGTAAAGGTTTTGCAAGCGCCAGCCAAATCGTTGAAGCTCAATATCAAACCCCTTATTTAGCACATGCGCCTATGGAACCCCCTATGGCAACGGCTTGGTTTCATGATGATATTTGTGAAGTATGGGCTTGTGTACAAGATCCACAAGCTGTGATGGCACAAGCTGCAGCGATGACAAAACGACCTAAAGAAATGTTTAAAGTTCAGCCCACTTTACTGGGCGGTGCGTTTGGGCGTAAATCGAAATCAGATTTTGCCAATGAAGCCGTTTATTTGGCAGATAAAACTCAACGCCCTGTTAAAGTGGTTTGGAGCCGGGAAGATGATATTCAATTAGGTTATTATCATGCTGGCGCAGTTGAAAATATAAAAGCGGGACTTGATGAAAATGGCAATATTACCGCTTGGCATCAACAAGCGGCCTATCCCAGCATAGGGTCAACCTTTAATCACCAAACTAATACGCCACAAGATTTTGAATTGAGTTTAGGCTTTGGTGATTTTGCTTACGATATTGATAATGTATTAATGGAAAAAGCGGAGGCCAAAGCACCGGTGCGTATTGGCTGGATGCGTTCAGTTTGTAATATTCAACACGCATTTGCGTTAAACTGTTTTCTTGATGAAGTGGCTCATGCCGCTAATATACCCACAGCGCAGTTGATGGTGCAGTCGTTAGGGGCTGATCGGGATATTAACCATAAACAAGTTTATGATTTTAACTTTACTAATTATGGTGAAGAATTAAGTCGTCACCCTTATTCAATTGCGCGTTATCGTCATGCTTTAGAAACATTAATCGCAAAAACGCCAATTAATGAAGCATTACCAAAAGGGCAAGGGTGGGGTATTGCGGTACATCGTAGCTTTGTCAGTTATGTTGCTGTGGCAAGCAAAGTGCAGGTGGTTGATAATAAGTTAACTGTTAAAGAAATTCATTGCGCAATTGATTGTGGCTTAGCCATTAACCCTGACCGAATTAAATCGCAGATGGAAGGGGCAATGATTTTTGGTATGTCGATAGCGCTAATGGGCCAAATTGATATTAAAGATGGAGCAGTGGTGCAATCTAATTTTCATGATTATCCGGTGACTCGAATCAATCAAGTCCCCAAAATTGTTGTGCACTCAATTAACCCTAATGAAAATCCGCCGAGTGGCGTTGGTGAGCCAGGTGTACCACCTGTAGCACCTAGTATTGTTAATGCGGTATTTGCTGCGACAGGTGAGCGATACCGCACGTTACCATTAAATCAGCATTTAATGGTTTAA
- a CDS encoding (2Fe-2S)-binding protein, whose amino-acid sequence MLELNINNEIHQVEAPDDMPVLWVLRDLLKKTGTKFGCGMGQCGACTIHINGQAMRACITPVGVAKNAKITTIEGVSRKGEHPIQIAWKENNVPQCGYCQSGQIMSALTLLENNKAPTDEDINNHMSGNICRCGTYPRIKQAIKQAAAVLATDTGDK is encoded by the coding sequence ATGCTAGAACTAAATATAAATAATGAAATACATCAAGTTGAAGCGCCAGACGACATGCCTGTGTTGTGGGTATTACGTGATTTATTAAAAAAAACAGGCACTAAATTTGGTTGTGGTATGGGGCAGTGTGGCGCTTGCACTATTCATATAAATGGTCAGGCGATGCGCGCTTGCATTACGCCTGTTGGGGTTGCCAAAAATGCTAAAATTACCACAATAGAAGGCGTTAGCCGAAAAGGTGAGCATCCTATTCAAATTGCGTGGAAAGAAAACAATGTTCCCCAGTGCGGCTATTGTCAGTCTGGCCAAATAATGAGTGCACTTACCTTATTAGAAAATAATAAAGCCCCAACAGATGAAGATATTAATAATCACATGTCGGGTAATATTTGTCGGTGTGGTACTTATCCACGTATCAAACAAGCTATTAAACAAGCCGCCGCGGTGCTCGCGACAGATACGGGAGATAAATAA
- a CDS encoding sialic acid TRAP transporter substrate-binding protein SiaP, producing MFLLKTLAHKQARFRFVLSSLILISLAFFTQTLSAKEKVKQLTWAHVYEISEPLHTWSVWAAQEIERKTNGRYAIDVFPVSIMGKEAELNQSLSLGTVDIIYTGTSFAAQNYPPMALSELPYIFRDYQHWQHFNESDLFAELIEGYKKASHGNRVVGNNYYGQRHLTSNKPILTPADMTNLKLRVPNASIYKMFPLAVGANPSPIAFSEVYLALQQGVVDAQENPLPTIKAKKFYEVQKYISLTGHLQGSVLTVASDRLWSSLSPEDKQIFSQTLKQAAANVSTETRQSEKDLIAWFKKQGSEILTVDRNAFRKQVLPSHQGIKETLGAAYYDRLQNIK from the coding sequence ATGTTTTTGTTAAAAACCCTAGCACATAAACAAGCCCGCTTTCGGTTTGTTTTATCCAGTTTAATATTGATTAGCCTAGCTTTTTTTACCCAAACGCTTAGCGCTAAAGAAAAAGTTAAACAACTAACATGGGCACATGTTTACGAAATATCTGAGCCTTTACACACATGGTCGGTTTGGGCTGCCCAAGAAATAGAACGCAAAACAAATGGACGCTACGCGATTGACGTTTTTCCAGTATCCATCATGGGTAAAGAGGCAGAGCTCAATCAAAGCCTAAGTTTAGGCACAGTTGATATTATTTACACAGGCACCAGCTTTGCGGCACAAAATTACCCGCCCATGGCATTGTCTGAACTACCTTATATATTTCGTGATTACCAACACTGGCAACACTTTAACGAAAGCGATTTATTTGCCGAATTAATCGAGGGCTACAAAAAAGCGTCACACGGCAATCGAGTCGTGGGCAATAATTACTACGGGCAACGGCACTTAACTTCAAACAAACCTATTTTAACGCCCGCCGATATGACAAATTTAAAGTTACGTGTTCCAAATGCGTCTATTTATAAAATGTTTCCGCTAGCGGTTGGCGCTAACCCTAGCCCTATCGCGTTTTCTGAAGTTTATTTAGCGCTGCAACAAGGTGTGGTCGATGCACAAGAAAACCCGCTTCCTACCATCAAAGCCAAAAAATTTTACGAAGTACAAAAATATATTAGCTTAACGGGTCATCTACAAGGCTCGGTACTCACGGTAGCCAGCGATCGTTTATGGTCATCTTTATCGCCAGAAGATAAACAAATTTTTAGCCAAACCTTAAAACAAGCCGCAGCTAATGTTTCAACCGAAACACGCCAATCAGAAAAAGATCTAATTGCTTGGTTTAAAAAACAAGGCTCTGAGATTTTAACTGTCGACCGAAACGCTTTTAGAAAACAAGTACTACCTTCACACCAAGGGATTAAAGAAACACTAGGGGCGGCTTACTATGACCGATTACAAAACATCAAATAA
- a CDS encoding TRAP transporter small permease: MTDYKTSNKQTDIAAQEALSPEKTSVFHIEEDSHFSYRDYKFEDWLAFILFWLLALTVFSQFLSRYVFSSPLGWTEELARYQLVCLGFIGSCIGIRNNSHIFVMLFHRWLPYQLSHYIYRLIAFFNLLFLITLAYFAWQIIPLISIHQMASLPVSVGVLYGVVLGCLCIMIVRSCQYLFCILSTPASKSADDNLTSCD, encoded by the coding sequence ATGACCGATTACAAAACATCAAATAAGCAAACAGACATTGCAGCACAAGAGGCTCTATCACCAGAAAAAACCAGCGTTTTTCATATTGAAGAAGACAGTCACTTTTCGTATCGAGATTATAAATTTGAAGACTGGCTAGCCTTTATATTGTTTTGGTTGTTAGCACTCACCGTGTTTTCACAATTTTTAAGCCGCTATGTGTTTTCATCACCACTTGGCTGGACCGAAGAGCTAGCACGTTATCAACTTGTCTGCCTAGGCTTTATTGGCAGTTGTATTGGCATTCGAAACAACAGCCATATTTTTGTTATGCTGTTTCATCGCTGGTTGCCCTATCAACTTTCACACTATATTTATCGGCTTATCGCCTTTTTTAACCTGCTATTTTTAATCACTTTAGCCTATTTTGCTTGGCAAATAATCCCACTCATTAGTATCCATCAAATGGCTTCACTGCCTGTTTCTGTTGGTGTGTTATACGGTGTTGTTTTAGGCTGTTTATGCATAATGATTGTCCGTAGCTGCCAATATTTATTTTGTATTTTATCAACGCCAGCAAGCAAATCCGCTGACGATAACTTAACCTCTTGCGATTAA